The following proteins are co-located in the Bordetella bronchialis genome:
- a CDS encoding glutathione S-transferase family protein, with amino-acid sequence MYTLLIANKNYSSWSLRPWLAMSVAGIPFKEEKLTLFTPEFTARLAPLTPAGTVPVLLHGDFAVWDSLAICEYIAERHPQARLWPTDAQARARARSLAAQMHSGFSDLRNVLPMNIEALLPGIDISPAAQQDISRVQAIWQDTRAEYGQGGPFLFGGFTIADAFFAPVVSRFITYGVPAAAGPVREYMDAVLSLPAMQAWMREAKAEGIFLPPDEPYRTQR; translated from the coding sequence ATGTACACCCTTCTGATCGCCAACAAAAATTATTCGTCGTGGTCGCTGCGGCCCTGGCTCGCGATGAGCGTGGCCGGCATCCCGTTCAAGGAAGAAAAGCTCACGCTGTTCACCCCGGAATTCACGGCCCGGCTGGCCCCGCTCACGCCCGCCGGCACCGTGCCCGTCCTGCTGCACGGCGACTTCGCCGTGTGGGACTCGCTGGCCATCTGCGAATACATCGCGGAAAGGCACCCGCAGGCCAGGCTATGGCCCACCGACGCCCAGGCGCGGGCGCGGGCCCGTTCCCTGGCGGCGCAGATGCACAGCGGCTTCAGCGACCTGCGCAACGTGCTGCCCATGAATATCGAGGCGCTGCTGCCCGGCATCGACATCAGCCCCGCGGCGCAGCAGGATATCTCGCGCGTGCAGGCCATCTGGCAGGACACCCGGGCGGAATACGGCCAGGGCGGCCCTTTCCTGTTCGGGGGCTTCACCATCGCCGACGCTTTCTTCGCGCCGGTGGTCTCGCGCTTCATCACCTACGGCGTGCCGGCGGCCGCCGGCCCGGTGCGCGAGTACATGGATGCGGTGCTGTCGCTGCCCGCCATGCAGGCATGGATGCGCGAAGCCAAGGCCGAGGGCATTTTCCTGCCGCCGGACGAGCCCTATCGCACGCAGCGCTAG